In Flavobacteriales bacterium, the genomic stretch AATTGAGCTATACAATAATTATTATTTTTCTACTTCAAATCAACTTATTTAGTCAAGAAGGAGTAGCTATCAATACCACAGGAAGTGATCCTAACCAATCGGCGATGTTAGACATAGAATCCAACGATAAAGGTATTTTAATTCCTAGAATTGCATTGACAGCCACCAATTCTCCTCTACCAATTACATCTCCTGAAACAAGCTTAATTGTATACAACACAGCAACAACATCTACTGGGGCAAACGATGTTACAGAAGGGTTTTATTTCTGGAATGGTACAAACTGGGTTCCATTTGTTGTTGGGTCAACCTTAGGAACCGACAGTCAAACACTATCGCTTACAGGTTCCACGTTATCTATTGCCAATGGAAACAGTGTAACATTAGCAGATATTGATCCTAATAATGAAATACAAACGATTTCTAAAACTGGTAGTACCGTAACATTAAGTAATGGAGGAGGAACGTTTACCGACGACGACACTCAACTCACAGAAACTCAAGTGGATGCTTATGCCAACAACAATGGATACCTTACAGCAGAAGTAGACGGGTCTACCACTAATGAAACCAATACAGGGTTTACCATCAATGCCGGAAGCCTAGACCTTACAGATGCTTCGGGGACATTATCTGTAACACTGAATGACCTCAACACTGGTGACTGGCATAAAAATGGTAACGCTGGAACCACAGCTGGAACTGATTTTATAGGAACTACTGATAACCAACCATTAAGTATACAGTTAAATAGTACTGAGAAAATTAGAATAGAAACCAATGGAACAATTTCCACATTAAATACTGGTGGTTCTGTTTTCATTGGAGATGGAGCTGGTACAAACGACGACCAATCTGACAACAGAAATGTCTTTATTGGTTCTGGAGCTGGAGAACAAAACACTACCGGGTATCACAATACCGCAATAGGTGATAGTGCATTCTTTAATAGTACCGCTAGTGACTTTAATGTTGCTGTTGGACATTACACATTATTCGCAAATACAACAGGAGCTCAAAATGTTGCTGTAGGAGCAAAAGCGCTAGAAGACAACACTACAGGGATTAACAATACAGGAATAGGATCTTTAGCCTTAAGCGAAAACATAACAGGAAACTATAATACTGCCATTGGACAAACTGCACTATTATTAAACACTTCTGGAGCTAGCAACACAGGTTTAGGAACTTCTGCTTTATTATACAACTCAACAGGAAGTGACAACACGGCTGTAGGGCATGGCGCATTATTATTTAACACCATAGGAAATCAAAATACTAGTTTAGGTAGAGCATCTATGGTACTCAACACTTCTGGTACACAAAATACAGCTATTGGATACAATTCTTTATACTCCAATACAACTGGAGGACTAAATACTGCTAACGGACATTCTGCTTTGTATAGTAATTCTACGGGGATTGAAAATACAGGAACTGGATACGCTGCACTAAACGCCAACACCACAGGACAAAGAAATGCTGCTTTTGGAACTGCCAGTTTACAAAACAATACTACAGGAAGCTCTAATACAGCCTTGGGAAGAGGTGCACTTTTTTCTAATACTACTGCCGACGAAAACACAGCTGTGGGATTTGCCGCACTATTGTTCAATACTACTGGAAACAACAACTCTGCATTTGGGACAGCTGCTCTTCAAAGCAACACTGTTGGAACCGCCAACACTGGCCTTGGTAGAGGCGCTTTATTCTCAAACACTACAGGAATAAACAATACTGCCGTAGGATATGCTTCATTAATTTTTACAACAACAGGTCAACACAATTCTGCTGTTGGTATTGGTAGCTCTCAAAATAACACTACCGGAAGTAGTAACACTGCTTTTGGACGAAACGCATTGTTTACAGCTACAACTGCAGATGACAACACTGCCGTAGGAGCACTAGCACTCCAAAGAACAACTGTCGGGACAAGCAATACAGCTATAGGAAAAGAAGCACTGGAAGCTAACACCACTGGAAATAACAATACTGCTTCTGGAAAGTTCGCTCTTCCATTAAACACCACAGGGAGTAACAATACAGCTGTAGGATACCAAGCTTTAAACAGTAGCGCCACTGGAAACAATAATACCGCAATTGGTAGAAGAGCTTTTTATACAGGGACAGGGTTTTCTAACTCAACTGCAATCGGGAACAACAGTGCTATTACAGCCTCTAACCAAGTTAGAATAGGAAATGCATCTGTTACAAGTATAGGAGGATATAGTAACTGGGCGAATGTTTCTGATAAACGATTCAAGAAAAATATTTCTGAAGATGTTATTGGACTTGATTTCATTCTCCAACTAAAACCTGTTACCTATAACCTCGACATCAACAAACTCAACAAACACTTAAACCTAGAAGAACTTGATGAAGAAAGCAAACAAGAAACGATAGCTATCCAACTAAAGGAGCAAGAAAAACAAAGTGGGTTCTTAGCACAAGATGTTGAAGCGATAATGCTTCAAACCAATTACGATTTTAGTGGATTAGTTAAACCACAAAGCGAAAAAGACCATTATGGATTAAGATATGCTGAATTTGTTGTTCCTCTTGTAAAAGCTACACAAGAACAACAGGCCTTAATCGAACAGCAACAACAAGAAATAGAACAACTCAAAGCTGCTTTAAATAAACAAACCAACTTAACGCAAAGGGTTCAACAACTTGAAGAAATAATTAACAAGCTTTCTAATCAATAACCGATATTCATTATGCTTTTTGAAGCGAAGAAAATTGTATTTATTCTTTTATGCTGCTTAATATTTCCTTTGACTGGAAAAGCTCAAAAGCAAATAAAATATGCTGACCTAGAATTCGAAAGAGGATACTGGGAAGAAGCTATTGAACTGTATGAAAAGTTAATTAAAGCTCCTGAAAATGAAGATGATTTTTCGTACCTCAGCCAACAGTTGGCATTAGCTAATTACTACTTAAAAAACTACAGTGAAGCCCATTACCATTTTCAAAACATTGAGACCAAAGTAAAAAGCTTCAATAGTGAAACCAAACAAGCTTATTTTGATTGCCTTAGACTTTTTAAAGAATACAAACTAGCCCAAACATACCTCAAACAAGACCTTGAAGACCCCTACTATAAAGAACACTTTATAGACTTCCCTATTCATTACCAAACCTCGGCCAAAGATTCTTTTTTTAACATCAAAAGTATTAACATTGATCATGGATACTCCTTCTTAGGACTAAGTATAATCAACAATGATAGCATAGCTATTGCGCTTCCCATTTCCAACGAAAAGCAAAAAACAGTATTCTACGACTTATTTACTACCAAACGTAAAGAAGACACCCTCTTTAACACAGCTGAAAACAGAAAAATAATCGATGACAAAAAAAAGGTTTTTTACAGAGGAACCCCAACTCTTTTCACCAACAATAACATTATTTTCTCTGGTAACATTAGTGAATATAGCCTCTACAAAGAAAAAGACATTGCTAAATATAACATTTCAGAAAATGGAGAAAACCTCCTACATCTTTTTCAAGTTAAACCTGGATCAACTCAGGAATCTATCCTTCCTATTAATGATCAAAACAGCAACTCTTCAACCCCGTTTTTTGACACCATTAATAATGTTTTATTTTTTAGTAGTGATAGAACTCAAGGTCATAATAATTTTGACATTTACTACAGTTTTTACGTCAACAACACATGGAGCACTCCTCACCCCCTCGAGATCATCAATAGCCCTTATGATGATATCTACCCTTTTTATTTTAACAATCAACTCTTCTTTTCTTCTAAAGGGCATCAAAATTTTGGAGGGTTAGATCTTTTTGTTTCTGTATGTGATATTGACTCAACAAATCAAACAATTACCCTTTCTCCTCCCCAAAACCTTGGTACAACAATAAATAGTAGTTTTGATGATTTTTCCTTAATATGGAATTCAACGTACAACGGCTATCTTGCTAGTAACCGAATAGACAAAAACAAACAAGA encodes the following:
- a CDS encoding tail fiber domain-containing protein, whose amino-acid sequence is MINKLSYTIIIIFLLQINLFSQEGVAINTTGSDPNQSAMLDIESNDKGILIPRIALTATNSPLPITSPETSLIVYNTATTSTGANDVTEGFYFWNGTNWVPFVVGSTLGTDSQTLSLTGSTLSIANGNSVTLADIDPNNEIQTISKTGSTVTLSNGGGTFTDDDTQLTETQVDAYANNNGYLTAEVDGSTTNETNTGFTINAGSLDLTDASGTLSVTLNDLNTGDWHKNGNAGTTAGTDFIGTTDNQPLSIQLNSTEKIRIETNGTISTLNTGGSVFIGDGAGTNDDQSDNRNVFIGSGAGEQNTTGYHNTAIGDSAFFNSTASDFNVAVGHYTLFANTTGAQNVAVGAKALEDNTTGINNTGIGSLALSENITGNYNTAIGQTALLLNTSGASNTGLGTSALLYNSTGSDNTAVGHGALLFNTIGNQNTSLGRASMVLNTSGTQNTAIGYNSLYSNTTGGLNTANGHSALYSNSTGIENTGTGYAALNANTTGQRNAAFGTASLQNNTTGSSNTALGRGALFSNTTADENTAVGFAALLFNTTGNNNSAFGTAALQSNTVGTANTGLGRGALFSNTTGINNTAVGYASLIFTTTGQHNSAVGIGSSQNNTTGSSNTAFGRNALFTATTADDNTAVGALALQRTTVGTSNTAIGKEALEANTTGNNNTASGKFALPLNTTGSNNTAVGYQALNSSATGNNNTAIGRRAFYTGTGFSNSTAIGNNSAITASNQVRIGNASVTSIGGYSNWANVSDKRFKKNISEDVIGLDFILQLKPVTYNLDINKLNKHLNLEELDEESKQETIAIQLKEQEKQSGFLAQDVEAIMLQTNYDFSGLVKPQSEKDHYGLRYAEFVVPLVKATQEQQALIEQQQQEIEQLKAALNKQTNLTQRVQQLEEIINKLSNQ